The Abyssisolibacter fermentans genome contains the following window.
AGGTGCTGCTGATAAATATCAGATTAAATACGCTCTTGTTTATCAATGGGTACAAAAATACAAGAAGGATAGTGTTAAAGGGCTAGAGCATAAAAAACGTGGACCAAAAACCAAATCTATAGTTGATGAAAACTCTTTAAGTGAAATAGAGAAACTTAAGTTAGAATTAGAGAAAGAAAGAAAACTTCGAGAGCATGCGGAATTAACAGTTGAAATCCTTAAAAAAAAAGAAGAATTGGAAAAGAAGCTTCGCTCACGAAAGTAAGACAAGAAGCGGAATATCTTACTGTTGATTTTTATCAAGAAAAAGAATATTCGATAGAAATGCTTTGCAAAGTTTTAAAGATTTCAAGAAGTTCATACTACAAATATAAAAATCGAACTCAACCTGAAAAGGAAAAGCAAGATGAAGTC
Protein-coding sequences here:
- a CDS encoding helix-turn-helix domain-containing protein, yielding GAADKYQIKYALVYQWVQKYKKDSVKGLEHKKRGPKTKSIVDENSLSEIEKLKLELEKERKLREHAELTVEILKKKEELEKKLRSRK